From Spirosoma aerolatum, one genomic window encodes:
- a CDS encoding pseudouridine synthase produces MYYLIYKPYLMLSQFSREGDKPTLADLDFDFPKDVYPVGRLDADSEGLLLLTSDKQLNHRLLNPKFRHHRTYYVQVEGALTEQACSQLAKGVTISVDGKPYHTLPATAQIIPEPALPERNPPIRYRASIPTSWLSISLHEGKNRQVRKMTASVGFPTLRLARWAIESLTADGMKSGEVRELSRVEVMKGLNL; encoded by the coding sequence ATGTATTACCTCATTTATAAGCCTTACCTCATGCTCTCGCAGTTTTCGCGGGAGGGTGACAAGCCGACGCTGGCTGATCTGGATTTTGATTTTCCGAAAGATGTGTACCCGGTTGGTCGGCTCGATGCGGATAGCGAAGGTTTACTGCTGCTAACCAGCGATAAACAACTGAACCATCGGCTATTAAATCCCAAGTTTCGGCATCATCGGACCTATTATGTGCAGGTAGAGGGTGCATTGACCGAACAGGCCTGTTCGCAACTGGCGAAAGGCGTGACGATTTCCGTCGATGGAAAACCGTATCATACCTTACCAGCCACTGCCCAGATTATCCCCGAACCGGCCTTGCCCGAACGAAATCCACCCATTCGCTATCGGGCCAGCATCCCTACATCCTGGCTATCTATTTCGCTGCATGAAGGTAAAAATCGGCAGGTTCGGAAAATGACCGCATCGGTAGGTTTTCCAACGCTTCGACTGGCACGCTGGGCTATTGAAAGCCTTACTGCCGATGGTATGAAATCCGGTGAGGTGCGTGAGTTGAGCCGAGTGGAGGTGATGAAGGGATTGAATTTGTAG
- a CDS encoding exodeoxyribonuclease III — translation MQLISYNLNGIRAAMRNGLIDWLAHQSFDILCFQEVKATADVVDLKPFEELGYQYHWHAAEKKGYSGVATFSKIAPTNVVLGCGLPVYDCEGRILRTDFGDLTLLNCYFPSGTSGEVRQGVKMEFLADFYTYIDNLRKTRSKLIVVGDYNIAHTAIDIHDPVRNKNTTGFLPEERAWMDSWFGSGMTDGFRFKNPDKVAYSWWSYRAGARGNNKGWRIDYASLTDNLRDQILDCQMLPDAVHADHCPVWLSMLNDRVIE, via the coding sequence ATGCAACTTATATCCTATAACCTAAACGGTATCCGTGCGGCTATGCGCAATGGGCTGATCGACTGGCTGGCTCATCAATCATTCGATATTCTATGTTTTCAGGAAGTGAAAGCCACTGCCGATGTGGTCGACCTGAAGCCGTTTGAAGAACTGGGTTATCAATACCACTGGCATGCCGCCGAAAAGAAAGGCTACTCTGGTGTGGCGACCTTCTCGAAAATTGCGCCTACTAACGTTGTGCTGGGTTGTGGGTTACCCGTGTACGACTGCGAAGGCCGAATCCTGCGCACCGACTTTGGCGATCTGACCTTGTTGAATTGCTACTTTCCTTCGGGCACATCGGGTGAGGTTCGCCAGGGCGTGAAGATGGAGTTTCTGGCCGATTTCTATACCTATATCGATAACCTGCGGAAAACACGCTCGAAGTTGATTGTGGTGGGTGATTATAATATTGCACATACTGCCATCGACATTCATGACCCGGTTCGGAATAAAAATACGACTGGATTCCTGCCCGAAGAGCGGGCCTGGATGGATAGCTGGTTTGGCTCAGGCATGACCGACGGGTTCCGCTTTAAAAACCCTGACAAGGTTGCCTACAGTTGGTGGAGTTATCGAGCAGGGGCGCGGGGCAACAACAAGGGCTGGCGTATCGATTACGCATCGTTAACTGACAATCTCCGCGATCAGATTCTCGACTGTCAGATGCTCCCCGACGCCGTCCATGCCGATCACTGCCCGGTGTGGTTGTCAATGTTGAATGATCGAGTGATTGAATAG
- a CDS encoding nucleoside permease — MSPTTRVKLSVMMFLQFFVWGAWYGQMSKYLLTELHASGDQVGNAYAAFSLAMIIAPFFIGMIADRYFAAQKVLGVLNLLGAVVLYFITQNTDPGQFFYLILAYCLTFAPTLALTSSIAMQQMSSPEKEFPGIRVLGTVAWIIVTNIVGYYGFGDKVTIFQLSMYSAVVLGVLAFFLPDTPPKATTSTSFSQILGLDAFKLFKDRSFAIFFLSSVLICIPLSFYYAMANPSLTDGGMHNVENKMSLGQASEVIFMLLIPLAYSRLGVKKMLIVGLIAWIIRFICFGYGDVSSEWMLYLAIVLHGVCYDFFFVTGQIYTDNKAGEKIKSSAQGLISIATYGIGMGIGSKISGIVLDMYTRPDGSKDWLSVWLVPAGIAAVVLILFVLLFTDKQKTQAKEGELVTGNL, encoded by the coding sequence ATGTCGCCTACGACCCGCGTCAAACTTTCCGTCATGATGTTCCTCCAGTTTTTTGTATGGGGAGCCTGGTACGGTCAGATGAGTAAATACCTTTTAACCGAATTACATGCCTCTGGCGATCAGGTGGGTAATGCGTATGCCGCCTTTTCATTGGCTATGATCATTGCGCCTTTCTTTATCGGGATGATTGCCGACCGCTATTTTGCGGCTCAGAAAGTGCTGGGTGTGCTAAATCTGCTTGGCGCTGTCGTCTTATATTTTATTACACAGAACACCGATCCGGGGCAGTTTTTTTACCTGATTCTGGCTTACTGCCTCACGTTTGCCCCCACACTGGCGTTGACTTCGTCTATTGCCATGCAGCAAATGAGCAGTCCCGAAAAAGAATTCCCTGGTATACGGGTACTGGGCACTGTTGCCTGGATTATCGTAACCAACATTGTAGGCTACTATGGCTTTGGTGATAAGGTGACGATTTTCCAACTGTCGATGTATTCAGCCGTTGTACTGGGTGTATTGGCATTCTTCCTGCCCGATACCCCCCCCAAAGCTACCACATCCACCTCGTTCTCACAGATACTGGGGCTGGACGCGTTCAAGCTCTTTAAAGACCGTTCGTTTGCGATTTTCTTTCTGTCGTCGGTGTTGATCTGTATACCGCTTTCGTTCTACTACGCGATGGCCAACCCTTCCCTGACAGATGGTGGTATGCATAATGTTGAGAACAAGATGTCGCTGGGGCAGGCATCGGAAGTGATCTTTATGCTACTTATCCCGCTGGCCTATAGCCGCTTGGGGGTAAAGAAAATGCTGATTGTCGGGCTAATTGCCTGGATCATCCGCTTCATCTGTTTTGGATACGGTGATGTTTCGTCGGAGTGGATGCTCTACCTGGCGATTGTGTTACATGGTGTATGTTATGATTTCTTCTTCGTAACCGGCCAGATTTACACTGATAATAAGGCGGGTGAAAAAATCAAGTCGTCGGCTCAGGGATTGATCTCGATTGCCACCTATGGTATCGGCATGGGTATTGGTTCCAAGATTTCGGGTATTGTTCTGGACATGTACACCCGACCCGATGGCTCCAAAGACTGGCTAAGCGTATGGCTCGTTCCGGCAGGTATTGCGGCTGTGGTGTTGATCCTGTTTGTGCTCTTGTTTACAGATAAACAAAAGACACAAGCGAAGGAAGGTGAGTTGGTTACTGGGAATTTATGA
- a CDS encoding LolA-like protein yields MKTQLKTLIALVAFPALTFAQTADEVIDKNIAALGGADKVAAVKTLQYDQSMSIMGMDLSGKASIVVGKSMRQDISVMGQQITTVVDGDKGWTINPMQGGTTPTALPDDQVKMQKGNTNVMGADLLTAKTQKYPVEFVGKEKQGDKDVYNLKVTRPEGVANYYVDASNYQITGMKATVNVQGQSGDIKLKYGGYKTIEGLTIPTTIDMETPGAPGPITITVSNIAFNPTIDPTIFAMPK; encoded by the coding sequence ATGAAAACACAACTGAAAACCCTTATTGCCCTGGTGGCATTTCCGGCCTTAACTTTCGCCCAGACAGCCGATGAAGTTATCGATAAAAACATTGCGGCTTTAGGCGGAGCCGACAAAGTAGCTGCCGTCAAGACGCTGCAATACGATCAAAGCATGAGCATCATGGGTATGGACCTGTCGGGTAAAGCCTCCATTGTGGTGGGCAAGTCAATGCGGCAGGACATTTCAGTGATGGGTCAGCAAATTACCACCGTTGTCGATGGCGATAAAGGCTGGACTATTAACCCTATGCAGGGGGGCACAACCCCAACGGCGCTTCCCGACGATCAGGTAAAAATGCAGAAAGGAAATACCAATGTGATGGGTGCTGACCTATTGACGGCTAAAACACAAAAATACCCGGTTGAATTTGTCGGCAAGGAAAAGCAGGGCGACAAGGATGTATATAATCTGAAAGTAACTCGGCCTGAAGGTGTTGCCAATTACTACGTCGATGCATCGAACTACCAAATTACCGGCATGAAAGCCACCGTCAATGTACAAGGTCAGTCGGGTGATATAAAACTTAAATACGGCGGGTACAAAACAATCGAGGGGCTTACCATTCCAACCACCATCGATATGGAAACCCCAGGAGCCCCTGGACCGATCACGATAACGGTATCCAATATTGCTTTCAATCCAACCATCGATCCAACGATCTTTGCTATGCCTAAGTAA